A part of Variovorax sp. HW608 genomic DNA contains:
- a CDS encoding ribonucleoside-diphosphate reductase subunit alpha, which yields MQTALNTPSTPRAVPSTPQNRDVAGSPTGNALANYQIIRRNGAVVPFEPNKIAVAMMKAFLAVHGTQGAASASVRETVDVLTQNVVRALMRSRPGGGTFHIEDVQDQVELGLMRGGHHEIARAYVLYRERRAQERTKQGEQEAPAAPTLHVLDRGERVALDLGELKGLIESACAGLGESISAEPIVAETMRNLYDGVPLDEVYKASILAARTLIEKDPDYTFATARLLLHTIFKEIIGREVPPAERAQAYADYFPQFIKKGVDNELLDEKLLQFDLARLGAALKPERDHQFDYLGLQTLYDRYFLHVRKTRIELPQAFFMRVAMGLSLNEIDREARAIEFYEVLSSFDFMSSTPTLFNSGTLRSQLSSCYLTTVPDDLDGIYESIKENALLSKFAGGLGNDWTRVRALGSHIKGTNGESQGVVPFLKVVNDTAVAVNQGGKRKGAVCTYLESWHLDIEEFLELRKNTGDDRRRTHDMNTANWIPDLFMRRVMEKGNWTLFSPSSVPDLHDKFGAEFEAAYVAYEEKAARGDLKPSRTLPATDLWRKMLTMLFETGHPWITFKDACNVRSPQQHAGVVHSSNLCTEITLNTSDTETAVCNLGSVNLLQHLKDGKVDQEKLGRTVSTAMRMLDNVIDINYYAVKKARDSNLRHRPVGLGLMGFQDALYELRIPYASQEAVQFADESMEAICYYAYWASTELARERGKYSSYKGSLWDKGVLPLDTLDLLEKARGGFVEVDRSSTLDWNELRQKIKADGMRNSNCVAIAPTATISNIIGVDASIEPCFGNLSVKSNLSGEFTVINHYLVRDLKRLGLWDDVMVMDLKHFDGSLRPIDRVPQDVKALYATAFEIETTWLVEAAARRQKWIDQAQSLNIYMAGASGKKLDDTYKLAWLRGLKTTYYLRTQSATHAEKSTVQSGRLNAVSSGSDASSSGMSALEAAALAAQAQLNAIPATDIAFCGVDDPTCEACQ from the coding sequence ATGCAAACTGCCCTGAACACCCCTTCCACCCCCCGCGCCGTACCCTCGACGCCGCAAAACCGTGACGTTGCCGGTTCGCCCACCGGCAATGCACTCGCCAACTACCAGATCATTCGCCGCAACGGCGCCGTGGTGCCCTTCGAGCCGAACAAGATCGCCGTCGCCATGATGAAGGCCTTCCTGGCCGTGCACGGCACCCAGGGTGCCGCTTCGGCCAGCGTGCGCGAAACCGTCGACGTGCTGACGCAGAACGTGGTGCGCGCGCTGATGCGCTCGCGCCCGGGCGGCGGCACCTTCCACATCGAGGACGTGCAGGACCAGGTCGAGCTCGGCCTGATGCGCGGCGGCCACCACGAGATCGCCCGCGCCTACGTGCTCTACCGCGAGCGCCGCGCGCAGGAGCGCACCAAGCAGGGCGAGCAGGAAGCGCCCGCGGCGCCGACGCTGCATGTGCTCGACCGCGGCGAACGTGTCGCGCTCGACCTCGGCGAACTCAAGGGCCTGATCGAATCCGCCTGCGCCGGCCTGGGCGAGAGCATCAGCGCCGAGCCGATCGTCGCCGAGACGATGCGCAACCTCTACGACGGCGTGCCGCTCGACGAGGTCTACAAGGCGTCGATCCTCGCCGCCCGCACGCTGATCGAGAAGGACCCCGACTACACCTTCGCGACCGCACGCCTGCTGCTGCACACGATCTTCAAGGAAATCATCGGCCGCGAAGTGCCGCCCGCCGAGCGCGCGCAGGCCTATGCCGACTACTTCCCGCAGTTCATCAAGAAGGGCGTCGACAACGAGCTGCTCGACGAGAAGCTGCTGCAGTTCGACCTGGCCCGCCTCGGCGCCGCGCTCAAGCCCGAGCGCGACCACCAGTTCGACTACCTGGGCCTGCAGACCCTGTACGACCGCTACTTCCTGCATGTGCGCAAGACCCGCATCGAGCTGCCGCAGGCCTTCTTCATGCGCGTCGCGATGGGCCTGTCGCTGAACGAGATCGACCGCGAAGCCCGCGCCATCGAGTTCTACGAGGTGCTGTCGTCCTTCGACTTCATGTCGAGCACGCCGACGCTGTTCAACAGCGGCACGCTGCGCTCGCAGCTGTCGAGCTGCTACCTCACCACGGTGCCGGACGACCTCGACGGCATCTACGAGTCGATCAAGGAAAACGCGCTGCTGTCGAAGTTCGCCGGCGGCCTGGGCAACGACTGGACGCGCGTGCGCGCCCTCGGCAGCCACATCAAGGGCACCAACGGCGAATCGCAGGGCGTCGTGCCCTTCCTCAAGGTGGTGAACGACACCGCGGTCGCGGTCAACCAGGGCGGCAAGCGCAAGGGCGCGGTCTGCACGTACCTCGAAAGCTGGCACCTCGACATCGAGGAATTCCTCGAGCTGCGCAAGAACACCGGCGACGACCGCCGCCGCACGCACGACATGAACACCGCGAACTGGATTCCCGACCTGTTCATGCGCCGCGTGATGGAAAAGGGCAACTGGACGCTGTTCTCGCCCTCGAGCGTGCCCGACCTGCACGACAAGTTCGGCGCCGAGTTCGAAGCCGCCTACGTCGCCTATGAAGAGAAGGCCGCACGCGGCGACCTCAAGCCCAGCCGCACCCTCCCGGCGACCGACCTCTGGCGCAAGATGCTCACGATGCTGTTCGAGACCGGGCATCCGTGGATCACGTTCAAGGACGCCTGCAACGTCCGCTCGCCGCAGCAGCACGCCGGCGTGGTGCACTCGTCCAACCTCTGCACCGAGATCACGCTGAACACCAGCGACACCGAAACCGCGGTCTGCAACCTCGGCTCGGTCAACCTGCTGCAGCACCTGAAGGACGGCAAGGTCGACCAGGAAAAGCTGGGGCGCACCGTCTCGACCGCGATGCGCATGCTCGACAACGTGATCGACATCAACTACTACGCGGTCAAGAAGGCGCGCGATTCGAACCTGCGCCACCGCCCGGTCGGCCTCGGCCTGATGGGTTTCCAGGACGCGCTGTACGAGCTGCGCATCCCCTACGCCTCGCAGGAAGCGGTGCAGTTCGCCGACGAGTCGATGGAGGCGATCTGCTACTACGCCTACTGGGCCTCGACCGAGCTGGCGCGCGAGCGCGGCAAGTATTCGAGCTACAAGGGCTCGCTGTGGGACAAGGGCGTGCTGCCGCTGGACACGCTCGACCTGCTCGAGAAGGCACGCGGCGGCTTCGTCGAAGTGGACCGTTCGTCCACGCTCGACTGGAACGAACTGCGCCAGAAGATCAAGGCCGACGGCATGCGCAATTCCAACTGCGTGGCCATCGCACCGACCGCGACCATCTCCAACATCATCGGCGTGGATGCCTCGATCGAGCCCTGCTTCGGCAACCTCTCGGTCAAGTCCAACCTCTCCGGCGAGTTCACGGTCATCAACCACTACCTGGTGCGCGACCTCAAGCGCCTGGGCCTGTGGGACGACGTGATGGTGATGGACCTCAAGCACTTCGACGGTTCGCTGCGCCCCATCGACCGCGTGCCGCAGGACGTCAAGGCGCTCTATGCCACCGCGTTCGAGATCGAGACCACCTGGCTGGTCGAGGCCGCCGCGCGTCGGCAGAAGTGGATCGACCAGGCGCAGTCGCTGAACATCTACATGGCCGGCGCATCAGGCAAGAAGCTCGACGACACCTACAAGCTCGCATGGCTGCGCGGCCTGAAGACCACCTACTACCTGCGCACGCAGAGCGCGACGCATGCGGAGAAGTCCACGGTTCAATCGGGTCGCCTCAACGCGGTGTCGTCGGGTAGCGATGCCTCGTCGTCCGGCATGAGCGCACTCGAAGCAGCGGCTCTGGCAGCGCAAGCGCAATTGAATGCGATCCCCGCAACCGACATCGCGTTCTGCGGCGTCGACGATCCGACGTGCGAAGCGTGCCAGTGA
- the ffh gene encoding signal recognition particle protein yields MATALAEKFSRLVKHVSGQARITEGNVQDMLREVRMALLEADVALPVVRDFVARVKEKALGQEVLGSLKPGQALVGIVNRELAATMGEGVADINLAAQPPAVILMAGLQGAGKTTTTAKLAKHLIEKRKKKVLTVSGDVYRPAAIEQLKTVTRQAGAEWFPSTPDQKPLDIARAALDHARRHFFDVLLVDTAGRLAIDEVLMQEIKELHAALNPVETLFVVDAMQGQDAINTAKAFKDALPLTGIILTKTDGDSRGGAALSVRQVTGVPIKFAGVSEKIDGLEVFDAERHAGRILGMGDIVALVEQVTAGVDVAAAQKLAAKVKSGAGFDLNDFLSQLQQMKQMGGLSSIMEKLPTQLAAKATEADMTRAERDIRRKEGIINSMTPLERRKPELLKATRKRRIAAGAGVQVQEVNRLLNEFEQMQGMMKKMKGGGLMKMMKRMGGMKGLPGMGGGGGLPRF; encoded by the coding sequence ATGGCGACAGCTCTCGCTGAAAAGTTCTCCCGCCTCGTCAAGCACGTCAGCGGGCAGGCCCGCATCACTGAAGGCAACGTGCAGGACATGCTGCGCGAAGTGCGCATGGCGCTGCTCGAAGCCGATGTGGCGTTGCCGGTCGTGCGCGACTTCGTCGCCCGCGTCAAGGAAAAGGCGCTCGGCCAGGAAGTGCTCGGCTCGCTGAAGCCCGGGCAGGCGCTGGTCGGCATCGTCAACCGCGAACTCGCCGCGACCATGGGCGAGGGCGTGGCCGACATCAACCTCGCCGCGCAGCCGCCGGCGGTGATCCTGATGGCCGGCCTGCAGGGCGCGGGCAAGACCACCACCACCGCCAAACTGGCCAAGCACCTGATCGAGAAGCGCAAGAAGAAGGTGCTCACGGTGTCGGGCGACGTCTACCGCCCCGCCGCGATCGAACAGCTCAAGACCGTGACCCGGCAGGCCGGCGCCGAGTGGTTCCCGAGCACGCCCGACCAGAAGCCGCTCGACATCGCACGCGCCGCGCTCGACCATGCGCGCCGCCATTTCTTCGATGTGCTGCTGGTCGACACCGCAGGCCGCCTCGCGATCGACGAAGTGCTGATGCAGGAGATCAAGGAACTGCACGCGGCGCTGAACCCGGTCGAAACGCTGTTCGTGGTCGATGCGATGCAGGGCCAGGACGCGATCAACACCGCCAAGGCCTTCAAGGACGCACTGCCGCTGACCGGCATCATCCTGACCAAGACCGACGGCGACTCGCGCGGCGGCGCGGCGCTGTCGGTGCGGCAGGTGACCGGCGTGCCGATCAAGTTCGCGGGCGTCAGCGAGAAGATCGACGGCCTCGAAGTCTTCGATGCCGAGCGCCACGCGGGCCGCATCCTCGGCATGGGCGACATCGTCGCGCTGGTCGAGCAGGTCACGGCCGGCGTCGATGTGGCGGCGGCGCAGAAGCTCGCGGCCAAGGTGAAGAGCGGCGCGGGCTTCGATCTCAACGACTTCCTTTCGCAGCTTCAGCAGATGAAGCAGATGGGCGGCCTGTCGAGCATCATGGAGAAGCTGCCGACGCAGCTCGCCGCCAAGGCCACCGAGGCCGACATGACCCGCGCCGAGCGCGACATCCGCCGCAAGGAAGGGATCATCAACAGCATGACCCCGCTGGAACGCCGCAAGCCCGAGCTGCTCAAGGCCACGCGCAAGCGCCGCATCGCCGCCGGCGCGGGCGTGCAGGTTCAGGAAGTCAACCGCCTGCTCAACGAGTTCGAGCAGATGCAGGGCATGATGAAGAAGATGAAGGGCGGCGGCCTCATGAAGATGATGAAGCGCATGGGCGGCATGAAGGGCCTGCCGGGCATGGGCGGCGGCGGCGGACTGCCGCGCTTCTGA
- a CDS encoding PP0621 family protein yields MKYLLVLAVVIIAIWLWRKGRQEELRSRPPPPQPPRPAVGAPTEMVRCDHCGLHLPATDAVRGNAGRIYCSAAHRKAAEEQG; encoded by the coding sequence ATGAAATACCTCCTGGTCCTCGCCGTCGTCATCATTGCCATCTGGCTCTGGCGCAAAGGCCGGCAGGAGGAGCTGCGCTCGCGCCCGCCGCCGCCGCAGCCGCCCCGTCCCGCCGTGGGGGCGCCGACGGAGATGGTGCGCTGCGACCACTGCGGACTGCACCTTCCGGCGACGGACGCGGTGCGCGGCAACGCCGGCCGCATCTATTGCAGCGCGGCCCACCGCAAGGCGGCCGAAGAGCAGGGATGA
- a CDS encoding sigma-54-dependent transcriptional regulator, with protein MSIPNPSAARPAQILVVDDEPDLRTLYELTLLREGYRVEAAGSVSEACEHLDAGRFDAVITDMRLPDGLGMQILQRIQQDQRSERCVVMTAYGSAENAVEALKAGAFDYLTKPVDLKQFRSVVASAVQAPPQTAAPAKPPRPAGTAEAAEEAGRTTPAIGAIGASGAAALDRLVGESEPMRLVKARIAKVARGMAPVLVRGESGTGKELVARAVHACSQRSDGPFVAVNCGAIPENLLEAEFFGARKGSYTGSAQDRDGYFQAARGGTLFLDEIGDLPLAMQSKLLRAIQERSVRPIGSTQEDAVDVRIVSATHKDLHAEVQAGRFRQDLFYRLNVIEIAVPALRDRREDLPSLCHALLGRIARDAGMPAPTLSAEVLQQLAAHPLNGNVRELENLLHRAVALSEGDVLCVDLMGTTSAPAPLEPAPLEPAAVLPPAPAAAPATPAASVRAPATVPPDLQSYLDEQERQILVRALQETGFNRTAAAARLGLSLRQIRYRIARLGITTPNGDDANGPGGDE; from the coding sequence GTGAGCATTCCCAACCCGTCCGCAGCGCGCCCCGCGCAGATCCTGGTCGTCGACGACGAGCCCGACCTGCGCACGCTCTACGAGCTGACGCTGCTGCGCGAGGGCTATCGCGTCGAAGCGGCGGGCAGCGTCTCGGAGGCATGTGAGCACCTCGATGCCGGGCGCTTCGACGCGGTGATCACCGACATGCGGCTGCCCGACGGCCTCGGCATGCAGATCCTCCAGCGCATCCAGCAGGACCAGCGCAGCGAGCGCTGCGTGGTCATGACCGCTTACGGCTCGGCCGAGAACGCGGTCGAGGCGCTCAAGGCCGGCGCCTTCGACTACCTCACCAAGCCGGTCGACCTGAAGCAGTTCCGCTCGGTGGTGGCATCGGCCGTGCAGGCACCGCCGCAGACCGCGGCGCCCGCGAAACCGCCGCGCCCCGCAGGGACTGCCGAGGCCGCCGAGGAAGCCGGCAGGACGACGCCCGCCATCGGCGCGATCGGCGCCAGTGGCGCAGCGGCGCTCGATCGCCTGGTCGGCGAGTCCGAACCGATGCGGCTCGTGAAGGCGCGCATCGCCAAGGTCGCGCGCGGCATGGCGCCGGTGCTGGTGCGCGGCGAGTCCGGCACCGGCAAGGAACTGGTGGCGCGAGCGGTGCATGCCTGCAGCCAGCGCAGCGACGGGCCTTTCGTGGCGGTGAACTGCGGCGCGATCCCCGAGAACCTGCTCGAAGCCGAGTTCTTCGGCGCGCGCAAAGGCTCCTACACCGGCTCCGCGCAGGACCGCGACGGCTACTTCCAGGCGGCGCGCGGCGGCACGCTCTTCCTCGACGAGATCGGCGACCTGCCGCTGGCGATGCAGTCGAAGCTGCTGCGGGCGATCCAGGAACGCAGCGTGCGGCCCATCGGCTCGACGCAGGAAGACGCGGTGGACGTGCGCATCGTGAGCGCCACCCACAAGGACCTCCACGCGGAGGTCCAGGCCGGCCGCTTCCGGCAGGATCTCTTCTATCGCCTCAACGTGATCGAGATCGCGGTACCCGCGCTGCGCGACCGCCGCGAGGATCTGCCGTCGCTCTGCCATGCGCTGCTCGGCCGCATCGCGCGCGACGCCGGCATGCCGGCACCCACCCTTTCGGCCGAGGTGCTTCAGCAGTTGGCCGCGCATCCCCTCAATGGCAACGTGCGGGAACTCGAGAACCTGCTGCACCGCGCGGTGGCCCTGAGCGAGGGTGACGTGCTCTGCGTCGATCTGATGGGGACGACCAGCGCGCCCGCGCCGCTCGAGCCCGCGCCGCTCGAGCCGGCGGCAGTGCTCCCGCCGGCACCCGCGGCCGCGCCGGCCACACCGGCCGCATCGGTTCGAGCGCCGGCCACGGTGCCGCCGGACCTGCAGAGCTACCTCGACGAGCAGGAACGACAGATCCTCGTGCGCGCGCTGCAGGAAACCGGCTTCAACCGCACCGCCGCCGCCGCGCGGCTGGGCCTGAGCCTGCGCCAGATCCGCTACCGCATCGCGCGCCTGGGCATCACGACGCCCAACGGCGACGACGCCAACGGTCCCGGCGGCGATGAGTGA
- a CDS encoding sensor histidine kinase gives MTSSLWSRGDPATDWSSLEKFISTQSPAQLRLWRGFMAARCFVAAVLLLLQGIALALGQSTNLPAIALSSAYVAAVLLAARYAPFKPMRSLGGAWLYTIGIDLVTYTALQVMQVGGINYTPLFALPVLMGAVLGTSAVGLGTTAAATLLLLGHAGWYWLEQPADTSPRIVQAALSGTGLFVVALLAHELARRLTREEAMAQRSRSAAQMHALLNDLVIETLSEGVLVVDAEGQVHAANPAANEILGQGLARIPLPFALSAYPAWVPLAALARQTFARRSSEAREIPIAQSQGTPREVRVRTRLTQSRDARIESLCVMFLQDLRELEARIRTEKLAAMGRMSAAVAHEIRNPLAAITQASALLGEDLVDPAHRQLTTMVQQNAQRLSRIVDDVLDVARARQQRVLPLAEQVSLDPTVRTLAEEWVLHSHQQGVLLSLDAPGCDVRFDVEHLRRILVNLLDNAARYAGDREGSIQVSTRLSPAGRASLQVWSDGAPLEPAVQRHLFEPFFSSESRSSGLGLFLCRELCERHGAMIGYERRALSPGGPEGNEFFVAFAPAESRLTQ, from the coding sequence ATGACCTCATCCCTCTGGTCACGTGGCGACCCGGCGACGGACTGGAGTTCGCTCGAGAAATTCATCAGCACCCAGAGCCCGGCCCAGTTGCGGCTCTGGCGCGGCTTCATGGCGGCGCGCTGCTTCGTCGCGGCGGTGCTGCTGCTGTTGCAGGGCATCGCGCTGGCGCTCGGCCAGTCGACGAACTTGCCGGCGATAGCGCTGTCGTCGGCCTACGTGGCGGCGGTCCTGCTCGCTGCGCGCTACGCCCCCTTCAAGCCGATGCGCAGCCTCGGCGGCGCCTGGCTCTACACCATCGGCATCGACCTCGTCACCTACACCGCGCTGCAGGTGATGCAGGTGGGCGGCATCAACTACACGCCGCTGTTCGCGCTGCCCGTGCTGATGGGCGCGGTGCTCGGCACCAGCGCGGTCGGGCTCGGCACGACCGCGGCCGCCACGCTGCTGCTGCTCGGCCACGCCGGCTGGTACTGGCTGGAGCAGCCCGCGGACACCTCGCCGCGCATCGTCCAGGCGGCGCTCTCCGGGACCGGTCTCTTCGTGGTGGCACTGCTGGCCCATGAGCTGGCCCGGCGGCTCACGCGCGAGGAAGCGATGGCGCAACGCAGCCGCAGCGCCGCGCAGATGCACGCGCTGCTCAACGACCTGGTGATCGAGACGCTCAGCGAAGGCGTGCTGGTGGTCGATGCCGAGGGGCAGGTGCATGCCGCCAACCCTGCCGCGAACGAGATCCTCGGCCAGGGCCTGGCCCGGATTCCGCTGCCCTTCGCATTGAGCGCCTACCCGGCTTGGGTTCCGCTGGCCGCGCTCGCACGGCAGACCTTCGCGCGGCGATCGTCAGAGGCGCGCGAGATCCCGATCGCGCAGTCGCAAGGCACGCCGCGCGAGGTCCGCGTGCGCACGCGCCTCACGCAGTCCCGGGATGCGCGCATCGAAAGCCTCTGCGTGATGTTCCTGCAGGACCTGCGCGAACTCGAAGCGCGCATCCGCACCGAGAAGCTGGCCGCCATGGGGCGGATGTCCGCCGCGGTGGCCCATGAGATCCGCAACCCGCTGGCCGCGATCACGCAGGCCAGCGCGCTGCTCGGCGAAGACCTCGTCGATCCGGCGCACCGCCAGCTCACCACGATGGTCCAGCAGAACGCGCAGCGCCTTTCGCGCATCGTCGACGACGTGCTCGACGTGGCGCGCGCCCGGCAGCAGCGCGTGCTGCCGCTGGCCGAGCAGGTGAGCCTCGATCCGACGGTGCGCACGCTGGCGGAAGAGTGGGTGCTGCACTCGCACCAGCAGGGCGTGCTGCTCTCGCTCGACGCGCCGGGCTGCGACGTGCGCTTCGACGTCGAGCACCTGCGCCGCATCCTCGTGAACCTGCTGGACAATGCGGCGCGCTATGCGGGCGATCGCGAGGGCTCGATCCAGGTCAGCACGCGCCTGAGCCCCGCGGGCCGCGCGAGCCTGCAGGTCTGGAGCGACGGCGCACCGCTCGAACCGGCGGTGCAGCGCCACCTGTTCGAACCCTTCTTCTCGTCGGAGAGCCGCTCGAGCGGCCTCGGTCTTTTCCTCTGCCGCGAGCTGTGCGAGCGCCACGGCGCCATGATCGGCTACGAGCGACGTGCCCTGTCGCCGGGCGGCCCCGAGGGCAACGAGTTCTTCGTCGCATTTGCCCCGGCCGAAAGCCGGCTGACACAATAG
- a CDS encoding cytochrome C assembly family protein, giving the protein MILAIPSPLGVALGIATAAAYGITAAASSRLSRTSTQWMLALAWLLHGCTLAEGLSGSVPRFSWAPAISVTAWLVLTVYGLESRLYPQLKVRRALAALGAAAVLLAVLFPGTPLHVSASPWLPLHLALGIASYGLFGAAVIHAWLMTRAERQIRLAAESQSGVPLLTMERLTFRFVAAGFVLLSATLLAGIFFSETLYGAAVRSWKWDHKTVFSILAWITFAVLLIGRARFGWRGRTARRVLYAGSAMLLLAYVGSRFVLEVVLSRAPA; this is encoded by the coding sequence ATGATTTTAGCGATCCCCTCCCCACTCGGCGTGGCACTGGGCATCGCCACCGCCGCCGCCTATGGCATTACCGCCGCAGCGTCTTCCCGGCTCAGTCGGACTTCCACGCAATGGATGCTGGCGCTGGCGTGGCTGCTGCACGGCTGCACGCTCGCCGAGGGCCTGAGCGGCAGCGTCCCGCGTTTCAGCTGGGCGCCGGCGATTTCGGTGACCGCCTGGCTGGTGCTCACGGTCTACGGCCTCGAAAGCCGCCTGTACCCGCAACTCAAGGTGCGCCGCGCGCTGGCCGCCCTGGGCGCGGCGGCCGTTCTGCTCGCGGTGCTCTTTCCGGGAACGCCGCTGCATGTTTCGGCTTCGCCGTGGCTGCCGCTGCACCTGGCGCTCGGCATCGCCTCGTACGGCCTGTTCGGCGCCGCCGTGATCCACGCCTGGCTCATGACGCGCGCCGAACGGCAGATCCGCCTCGCGGCCGAATCGCAAAGCGGCGTGCCGCTGCTCACGATGGAGCGATTGACCTTCCGCTTCGTCGCCGCGGGCTTCGTGCTGCTGTCGGCCACGCTGCTGGCGGGCATCTTCTTCAGCGAAACGCTCTACGGCGCCGCCGTCCGCTCGTGGAAGTGGGATCACAAGACCGTGTTCTCGATCCTCGCGTGGATCACCTTCGCCGTGCTGCTGATCGGCCGCGCGCGCTTCGGCTGGCGCGGCCGCACCGCGCGGCGCGTCCTGTACGCGGGATCGGCCATGTTGCTGCTCGCCTATGTCGGATCGCGCTTCGTCCTCGAGGTCGTCCTGTCGCGCGCGCCTGCATGA
- the ampD gene encoding 1,6-anhydro-N-acetylmuramyl-L-alanine amidase AmpD translates to MSDPARGLWQSGWYRFARPLPSPNFGPRPAGAQVDLIVVHSISLPPGQYGGDEVQQLFTNRLDWDAHPYFDKIRGLEVSAHFYVRRNGELWQFVSCDDRAWHAGASSWRGRSNCNDDSIGIELEGLEGETFESAQYETLASLCAAIAQAYPTAFVAGHEHIAPGRKQDPGPGFDWRLLREQLGWDRAMFPAATPDP, encoded by the coding sequence ATGAGTGATCCGGCACGCGGCCTCTGGCAGTCCGGCTGGTATCGCTTCGCGCGGCCCCTGCCCTCGCCCAACTTCGGTCCGAGGCCCGCGGGTGCGCAGGTCGACCTGATCGTCGTGCATTCGATCAGCCTGCCGCCGGGCCAGTATGGCGGCGACGAGGTGCAGCAGCTCTTCACGAACCGCCTCGACTGGGATGCGCATCCCTACTTCGACAAGATCCGCGGCCTCGAGGTCTCGGCGCATTTCTATGTGCGGCGCAACGGCGAGCTCTGGCAGTTCGTGAGCTGCGACGACCGGGCCTGGCATGCGGGCGCCTCGTCATGGCGCGGACGCTCGAACTGCAATGACGACTCGATCGGCATCGAGCTCGAAGGGCTCGAAGGCGAGACCTTCGAAAGCGCGCAGTACGAAACCCTCGCGAGCCTGTGCGCCGCCATCGCGCAGGCCTACCCGACGGCCTTCGTCGCGGGCCACGAGCACATCGCACCGGGCCGCAAGCAGGATCCCGGACCGGGTTTCGACTGGCGCCTCCTGCGCGAGCAACTGGGCTGGGACCGGGCGATGTTCCCAGCCGCCACGCCGGATCCCTGA
- a CDS encoding MBL fold metallo-hydrolase, which translates to MFEPVELYRDAQHVCLMFTDLVRGEQSVQANQFLIVDSGTGAVLDPGGNQGFNELFLAMSRHFSPQRLSYLVASHADPDIIASLDRWLTSTPARLVISRIWERFAPHFTKLGKTDGRILGVPDAGGRLPLGANELWLLPAHFLHAEGNFHFYDPVSRILFTGDLGVSLVSGREAREPVLSLPPHIPRMEGFHRRYMVSNKVLRLWSHMARKLDIAMLVPQHGAPIAGPAIAEFFDWVDRLQCGIDLFDDRHYQVPAARL; encoded by the coding sequence ATGTTTGAACCTGTCGAGTTGTACCGCGATGCCCAGCATGTCTGCCTGATGTTCACCGACCTGGTCCGGGGCGAGCAGTCGGTCCAGGCGAATCAGTTCCTCATCGTGGACAGCGGAACCGGCGCCGTCCTCGACCCGGGCGGCAACCAGGGCTTCAACGAGCTGTTCCTGGCCATGTCCCGTCACTTCAGTCCACAGCGGCTGTCTTATCTGGTGGCGTCGCATGCGGACCCGGACATCATCGCTTCGCTCGATCGGTGGCTCACGTCCACGCCGGCCAGGCTCGTGATCTCCCGGATCTGGGAGCGCTTCGCACCCCACTTCACCAAGCTCGGCAAGACCGACGGGCGCATCCTCGGGGTGCCCGATGCCGGCGGCCGGCTGCCGCTCGGCGCCAACGAGCTGTGGCTGCTGCCCGCGCATTTCCTGCACGCCGAGGGCAACTTCCATTTCTACGATCCGGTCAGCCGGATCCTTTTCACCGGCGATCTGGGCGTCTCGCTGGTTTCAGGACGGGAAGCGCGCGAGCCGGTCCTCAGCCTGCCCCCGCACATCCCGCGCATGGAAGGCTTCCATCGCCGCTACATGGTGTCCAACAAGGTCCTGCGCCTGTGGTCGCACATGGCGCGCAAGCTGGACATCGCGATGCTGGTGCCGCAGCACGGCGCACCGATCGCCGGGCCGGCCATCGCGGAGTTCTTCGACTGGGTGGACAGGCTGCAGTGCGGCATCGACCTGTTCGACGACCGCCACTACCAGGTGCCGGCGGCGCGGCTCTGA